Below is a genomic region from Methylobacterium sp. FF17.
AAGGGTTTTCGGGCATGGACGGCGCGCACGGCACGACGGAAGGCCAGCGGCGCCGCGAGATGCCCGGCCGAGCCCCAGCGGCGCAGGCGTGCCAGCGCGCCGCCGTTGGGCAGGGCAAGACCCATGACGGTCACGCCGCCGACCCGTTCGCACCCGGTGCGGTCGAGGGTGAAGACCGTCACGTCGGCTCCGGCTTCGCCCAGGCTCTCGGCGATCTCGCGGGCGGCCGTCGAGAGGCCGCTCGGGGCCGGCGGGTAGTCCCAGGTGAGGAGGGCGGTACGCATCAGGCGACGAGCAGGCGTCGGTAGAGGGCGAGGTAGTCCCGCGCCATGCGCTCGGCGGTGAAGCGCGCCTCGAAGCGGCGTCGGATCTGCGCGCGGTCGAGTTGCCCGATCCGGCCCAGGGCTTCCACCGCCTCGGCCTCGGAGGACACCACGAACCCGGTCAGACCGTGCTCCACGACCTCCGGGACCGAGCCACGATCCCAGGCGACCACCGGGGTGCCGCAGGCCATCGCCTCGATCATCACCAGCCCGAAGGGCTCCGGCCAGTCGATGGGGAAGAGCAGGGCCCGGGCGCTTCCTAGGAGGTCGCCCTTCCGGGTGTCGTCCACCGGCCCCAGATAGGTCGCGTCCTCCCCGAGCAGCGGCCGCACCCGCTGCTCGAAGTAGTCGGGGTTGCCGACGTCGAGGGTGCCGCCGAGCCGAATCGGGATGCCGGCGGCGCGGGCCACCCGGATGGCGGTATCCGGACGCTTCTGGTCCGTCATGCGGCCGACGAAGGCGACGTGCTCGGAGGGCTGCGTCCGCAGGGCATAGCGGTCCCGCGCGATGCCGTGGTGGACGATGCCGGCGCGGTTCGAGGCGGGGATGCCGGCGGCCTGGGCGGCCGAGATCGCCGCGACCGGCAGGTCGGGGAAGCCGGCGAAGAACAGCGCCCGGTCGAGTTCGTCCACGCGCCAGTGCACCGTGGTCAGGCTGTGCCGGCGGCGGGGTCCGAGGAGCGCCGCATGGGCGAACTCGCCATGACAATGCACGATGTCGAACGCGTCGAGGCGCAGGCGCAGGGCCTCGAGTTGCAGGGCATCCAGGGCCGCCGGCACTCCGGGTGCGACGCGACCGTAACGCTGTTCCAGGGCGGAGAGGCTCGGCTGATCGCCGATGCGAGGCAAGTCTGTCGCACTGTCGGACGGCGCGAACAGCGTTACTTCCACACCCGAGCTTCGCAGTGCCGTACTGAGGTCGTGGATGACCCGCTCGGTACCGCCGTGATGCTCCGGGGGGACGGGGAAGATGTTGGGCGCGATTTGGGCAACGCGAATCACGGAATGCATCTCACCTGAAACCACTCTTCGTTGGAACACCGTGGCGGTTCCGGCGACCTGATGTTCGTCCTGCACGTCGCTCTACAAGGCTGCCTGCGCGGTGGCGGGGTCGTCTATGGGCTGACCGCCGATACCGGAGGCCATATCCGCTACCTGCTCGACCTCGTGGCGGCCTCGGCCCAGGATGCCGGGATCACGCGGATCGTGGTGGCAACCCGCCTGTTCCACGGCGCGCCCGGGCCCGATTATGCCGTGCCCGAAGAGCGGATCTCCGACAAGGTCACGCTCGTGCGGCTCGCGAGCACGTCACCGGATTACCGTGCGAAGGAGGCGATGCACGCGGAGGTGGGAAGCTTCGCGGACAACCTCCTGGCCTGGATCGCCGCGCAGCCGATGCGCCCCGACCTGATCCACGCCCATTACGCGGACGCCGCCACCGTCGCCACCATCGTGGAGGATCGTCTCGGGATTCCCTTCGTGTTCACAGCCCACTCGCTCGGGCGGGTGAAGGCCTCGCTGCTTGAGCCCGAGGCGGTGGCGGACACCGATTTGGGGCACCGGATCGCGGCCGAGGAGACGGCGCTGGCGCGCGCCAGCCTCGTCATCGCCTCCTCCCGCGACGAGGCGGAGGTGCAGTACGCGGACTATGGGGCCTACGATCCCGGCCGCATCCGGGTGCTTCCGCCCGGCAGCGATCTCGCCCGGTTCGCGGCGGCGCGCCCCGATCCGGCGGTCGATGCCACGATCAACCGTTTCCTCGACGACCCGGCAAAGCCGGTGCTGCTGGCGCTCGCCCGACCAGTGGCACGCAAGAACCTCGGCGCCCTCGTGCGCGCCTACGGCGAGAATCCGGCCCTCCAGGCCCGGGCCAACCTGGTGCTGATCGCCGGGACGCGCGAGGACATCGATGCGCTCGACGGCGAGATGGCCGCGACCTTGCGCGAAATCCTGGTGCTCATTGACCGCTACGACCTCTACGGACGCGTCGCCTATCCGAAGACCCACCGCCCGGAGGACGTACCGGCGATCTACGCCCATGCCCGCGTGCGCGGCGGCCTCTTCGTCAACCCAGCCCTCAACGAACCCTTCGGCCTGACCCTGCTGGAAGCGTCCGCCGCCGGCCTGCCGCTGGTCGCCACCGACAGCGGCGGACCCAACGACATCGTGGAGACCTGCGGCAACGGCCTCCTGGTCGATCCCCGTGCCCCGCAGGCGATCGCGGCCGCCTGCCTGCGCATCCTCGGCGACCCCGGGCTCTACGCGGCCTGCGTGGCGGGCGGCGCCCGGGCGGCAGCGGCCTATGATTGGGACCGACACGCCGCGCGCTACCATGTGCTTCTGCGCGCGCTCATCGCCCCCGAGCCGCCCCTGTCCGCGCCCCGGCAATTGCTCGTCTGCGACATCGACAACACCCTGGTCGGCTGCGCGGCGGCCCTCGGCATCTTCCGGCGCTGGCGCAGCCGGCAGGACGGGTTGGCCTTCGGTGTCGCCACCGGACGCTCATTACACAGCGCCATGGCGGTGCTCGAACAGCAGG
It encodes:
- a CDS encoding glycosyltransferase family 4 protein, translating into MIRVAQIAPNIFPVPPEHHGGTERVIHDLSTALRSSGVEVTLFAPSDSATDLPRIGDQPSLSALEQRYGRVAPGVPAALDALQLEALRLRLDAFDIVHCHGEFAHAALLGPRRRHSLTTVHWRVDELDRALFFAGFPDLPVAAISAAQAAGIPASNRAGIVHHGIARDRYALRTQPSEHVAFVGRMTDQKRPDTAIRVARAAGIPIRLGGTLDVGNPDYFEQRVRPLLGEDATYLGPVDDTRKGDLLGSARALLFPIDWPEPFGLVMIEAMACGTPVVAWDRGSVPEVVEHGLTGFVVSSEAEAVEALGRIGQLDRAQIRRRFEARFTAERMARDYLALYRRLLVA
- a CDS encoding HAD-IIB family hydrolase, whose translation is MFVLHVALQGCLRGGGVVYGLTADTGGHIRYLLDLVAASAQDAGITRIVVATRLFHGAPGPDYAVPEERISDKVTLVRLASTSPDYRAKEAMHAEVGSFADNLLAWIAAQPMRPDLIHAHYADAATVATIVEDRLGIPFVFTAHSLGRVKASLLEPEAVADTDLGHRIAAEETALARASLVIASSRDEAEVQYADYGAYDPGRIRVLPPGSDLARFAAARPDPAVDATINRFLDDPAKPVLLALARPVARKNLGALVRAYGENPALQARANLVLIAGTREDIDALDGEMAATLREILVLIDRYDLYGRVAYPKTHRPEDVPAIYAHARVRGGLFVNPALNEPFGLTLLEASAAGLPLVATDSGGPNDIVETCGNGLLVDPRAPQAIAAACLRILGDPGLYAACVAGGARAAAAYDWDRHAARYHVLLRALIAPEPPLSAPRQLLVCDIDNTLVGCAAALGIFRRWRSRQDGLAFGVATGRSLHSAMAVLEQQDTPRPQVMITSVGSEIYHLDANGVTYTADAAWRATVSLGWDREGVGAALADLAGLVPQGPLEQRGHKLSYFGDAATAQRVRARLARAGLAVTVIHSHGRYLDVLPQAASKGTAVDHVRAFYGLPERAVFVAGDSGNDIEMLRLGAQAIIVGNYSDDLASNAALKHSYVARASHARGIIEGVGHFRRILADAG